One segment of Anopheles stephensi strain Indian chromosome 3, UCI_ANSTEP_V1.0, whole genome shotgun sequence DNA contains the following:
- the LOC118509650 gene encoding mucin-2-like isoform X4, producing the protein MCQAPAKDHFLVDSCNSSIPSESPLIMAAVFELCVLLLVCYVFRVDSYPSNRTSYKDKGYFLQSVNFVENYTQTKSLVHYVSAFVQTSLPDAGSDYTPSEDPTTVTYGHENLAYRYSKNDTEDASGTGKLGMTSPLEIQAPDTIALLPAQTTTTDDPEYTTETDDPEVTSPEETEGPETTSLPAHTTDDPEVTSPEETEAPETTSLPSHTTDDPEYTTETDDPEVTSPEETEAPETTSLPSHTTDDPEYTTETDDPEVTSSEETEAPETTSLPAHTTDDPEVTSPHETEAPETTSLPAHTTDDPEVTSPEETEAPETTSLPPHTTDDPEVTSPEETEAPETTSLPAHTTDDPEYTTETDDPEVTSPEETEAPETTSLPAHTTDDPEVTSPEETEAPETTSLPPHTTDDPEVTSPEETEAPETTSLPSHTTDDPEYTTETDDPEVTSPEETEAPETTSLPSHTTDDPEYTTETDDPEVTSPEETEAPETTSLPAHTTDDPEVTSPEETEAPETTSLPAHTTDDPEYTTETDDPEVTSPEETEAPETTSLPSHKTDDPEYTTETDDPELTSPEETEAPETTSLPAHTTDDPEVTSPEETEAPETTSLPSHTTDDPEYTTETDDPEVTSPEETEAPETTSLPAHTTDDPEVTSPEETEAPETTSLPSHTTDDPEYTTETDDPEVTSPEETEAPETTSLPSHTTDDPEYTTETDDPEVTSSEETEAPETTSLPSHKTDDPEYTTETDDPEVTSPHETEAPETTSLPSHTTDDPEVTSPEETEAPGSTSFHTTESSMILETGDRISNETRHYRYKK; encoded by the exons ATGTGCCAAGCACCTGCAAAAGATCATTTCCTCGTGGACAGCTGCAATAGTTCTATACCGAGCGAGAGTCCTCTCATCATGGCAGCAGTTTTCGAACTGTGTGTGCTTCTTCTGGTGTGTTACGTGTTTCGGGTGGATTCGTACCCGTCAAATAGGACATCTTACAAAGACAAGGGGTATTTTTTACAGTCGGTGAATTTTGTGGAAAATTATACCCAAACGAAAAGTTTAGTGCATTATGTGTCGGCATTTGTGCAAACCAGTTTACCTGATGCAGGCAGTGATTATACTCCATCGGAAGATCCAACGACAGTGACTTATGGACACGAAAATCTTGCTTATCGGTATAGCAAAAATGATACGGAAGATGCAAGTGGAACGGGTAAACTTGGGATGACTTCACCACTTGAGATTCAAGCACCGGATACTATTGCTTTGCTACCAGCGCAAACTACAACAACAGATGATCCAGAGTATACAACAGAAACAGATGATCCTGAGGTGACCTCGCCAGAAGAGACTGAAGGACCAGAAACTACTTCGTTGCCAGCGCATACAACAGATGATCCTGAGGTGACCTCGCCAGAAGAGACTGAAGCACCAGAAACTACTTCGTTGCCATCGCATACAACAGATGATCCAGAGTATACTACAGAAACAGATGATCCTGAGGTAACCTCGCCAGAAGAGACTGAAGCACCAGAAACTACTTCGTTGCCATCGCATACAACAGATGATCCAGAGTATACTACAGAAACAGATGATCCTGAGGTAACCTCGTCAGAAGAGACTGAAGCACCAGAAACTACTTCGTTGCCAGCGCATACAACAGATGATCCTGAGGTGACTTCGCCACATGAAACTGAAGCACCAGAAACTACTTCGTTACCAGCGCATACAACAGATGATCCTGAGGTGACCTCGCCAGAAGAGACTGAAGCACCAGAAACTACTTCGTTGCCACCGCATACAACAGATGATCCTGAGGTGACCTCGCCAGAAGAGACTGAAGCACCAGAAACTACTTCGTTACCAGCGCATACAACAGATGATCCAGAGTATACAACAGAAACAGATGATCCTGAG GTGACCTCGCCAGAAGAGACTGAAGCACCAGAAACTACTTCGTTACCAGCGCATACAACAGATGATCCTGAGGTGACCTCGCCAGAAGAGACTGAAGCACCAGAAACTACTTCGTTGCCACCGCATACAACAGATGATCCTGAGGTGACCTCGCCAGAAGAGACTGAAGCACCAGAAACTACTTCGTTGCCATCGCATACAACAGATGATCCAGAGTATACTACAGAAACAGATGATCCTGAGGTAACCTCGCCAGAAGAGACTGAAGCACCAGAAACTACTTCGTTGCCATCGCATACAACAGATGATCCAGAGTATACTACAGAAACAGATGATCCTGAGGTAACCTCGCCAGAAGAGACTGAAGCACCAGAAACTACTTCATTACCAGCGCATACAACAGATGATCCTGAGGTGACCTCGCCAGAAGAGACTGAAGCACCAGAAACTACTTCGTTACCAGCGCATACAACAGATGATCCAGAGTATACAACAGAAACAGATGATCCTGAGGTGACCTCGCCAGAAGAGACTGAAGCACCAGAAACTACTTCGTTGCCATCGCATAAAACAGATGATCCAGAGTATACAACAGAAACAGATGATCCTGAGTTGACCTCGCCAGAAGAGACTGAAGCACCAGAAACTACTTCGTTACCAGCGCATACAACAGATGATCCTGAGGTGACCTCGCCAGAAGAGACTGAAGCACCAGAAACTACTTCGTTGCCATCGCATACAACAGATGATCCAGAGTATACAACAGAAACAGATGATCCTGAGGTGACCTCGCCAGAAGAGACTGAAGCACCAGAAACTACTTCGTTGCCAGCGCATACAACAGATGATCCTGAGGTGACCTCGCCAGAAGAGACTGAAGCACCAGAAACTACTTCGTTGCCATCGCATACAACAGATGATCCAGAGTATACTACAGAAACAGATGATCCTGAGGTAACCTCGCCAGAAGAGACTGAAGCACCAGAAACTACTTCGTTGCCATCGCATACAACAGATGATCCAGAGTATACTACAGAAACAGATGATCCTGAGGTAACCTCGTCAGAAGAGACTGAAGCACCAGAAACTACTTCGTTGCCATCGCATAAAACAGATGATCCAGAGTATACAACAGAAACAGATGATCCTGAGGTGACTTCGCCACATGAAACTGAAGCACCGGAAACTACTTCGTTGCCATCGCATACAACAGATGATCCTGAGGTGACCTCGCCAGAAGAGACTGAAGCTCCGGGAAGTACTTCGTTTCATACGACAGAAAGCTCAATGATCTTGGAAACTGGTGATCGTATATCGAATGAAACAAGACATTACAGGTACAAAAAATGA
- the LOC118509650 gene encoding proteoglycan 4-like isoform X19: MCQAPAKDHFLVDSCNSSIPSESPLIMAAVFELCVLLLVCYVFRVDSYPSNRTSYKDKGYFLQSVNFVENYTQTKSLVHYVSAFVQTSLPDAGSDYTPSEDPTTVTYGHENLAYRYSKNDTEDASGTGKLGMTSPLEIQAPDTIALLPAQTTTTDDPEYTTETDDPEVTSPEETEGPETTSLPAHTTDDPEVTSPEETEAPETTSLPSHTTDDPEYTTETDDPEVTSPEETEAPETTSLPSHTTDDPEYTTETDDPEVTSSEETEAPETTSLPAHTTDDPEVTSPHETEAPETTSLPAHTTDDPEVTSPEETEAPETTSLPPHTTDDPEVTSPEETEAPETTSLPAHTTDDPEYTTETDDPEVTSPEETEAPETTSLPSQATDDPENTTETDDLEVTSPEETEAPETTSLPAHTTDDPEVTSPEETEAPETTSLPPHTTDDPEVTSPEETEAPETTSLPSHTTDDPEYTTETDDPEVTSPEETEAPETTSLPSHTTDDPEYTTETDDPEVTSPEETEAPETTSLPAHTTDDPEVTSPEETEAPETTSLPAHTTDDPEYTTETDDPEVTSPEETEAPETTSLPSHKTDDPEYTTETDDPELTSPEETEAPETTSLPAHTTDDPEVTSPEETEAPETTSLPSHTTDDPEYTTETDDPEVTSPEETEAPGSTSFHTTESSMILETGDRISNETRHYRYKK; this comes from the exons ATGTGCCAAGCACCTGCAAAAGATCATTTCCTCGTGGACAGCTGCAATAGTTCTATACCGAGCGAGAGTCCTCTCATCATGGCAGCAGTTTTCGAACTGTGTGTGCTTCTTCTGGTGTGTTACGTGTTTCGGGTGGATTCGTACCCGTCAAATAGGACATCTTACAAAGACAAGGGGTATTTTTTACAGTCGGTGAATTTTGTGGAAAATTATACCCAAACGAAAAGTTTAGTGCATTATGTGTCGGCATTTGTGCAAACCAGTTTACCTGATGCAGGCAGTGATTATACTCCATCGGAAGATCCAACGACAGTGACTTATGGACACGAAAATCTTGCTTATCGGTATAGCAAAAATGATACGGAAGATGCAAGTGGAACGGGTAAACTTGGGATGACTTCACCACTTGAGATTCAAGCACCGGATACTATTGCTTTGCTACCAGCGCAAACTACAACAACAGATGATCCAGAGTATACAACAGAAACAGATGATCCTGAGGTGACCTCGCCAGAAGAGACTGAAGGACCAGAAACTACTTCGTTGCCAGCGCATACAACAGATGATCCTGAGGTGACCTCGCCAGAAGAGACTGAAGCACCAGAAACTACTTCGTTGCCATCGCATACAACAGATGATCCAGAGTATACTACAGAAACAGATGATCCTGAGGTAACCTCGCCAGAAGAGACTGAAGCACCAGAAACTACTTCGTTGCCATCGCATACAACAGATGATCCAGAGTATACTACAGAAACAGATGATCCTGAGGTAACCTCGTCAGAAGAGACTGAAGCACCAGAAACTACTTCGTTGCCAGCGCATACAACAGATGATCCTGAGGTGACTTCGCCACATGAAACTGAAGCACCAGAAACTACTTCGTTACCAGCGCATACAACAGATGATCCTGAGGTGACCTCGCCAGAAGAGACTGAAGCACCAGAAACTACTTCGTTGCCACCGCATACAACAGATGATCCTGAGGTGACCTCGCCAGAAGAGACTGAAGCACCAGAAACTACTTCGTTACCAGCGCATACAACAGATGATCCAGAGTATACAACAGAAACAGATGATCCTGAGGTGACCTCGCCAGAAGAGACTGAAGCACCAGAAACTACTTCGTTGCCATCGCAAGCAACAGATGATCCAGAGAATACAACAGAAACAGATGATCTTGAGGTGACCTCGCCAGAAGAGACTGAAGCACCAGAAACTACTTCGTTACCAGCGCATACAACAGATGATCCTGAGGTGACCTCGCCAGAAGAGACTGAAGCACCAGAAACTACTTCGTTGCCACCGCATACAACAGATGATCCTGAGGTGACCTCGCCAGAAGAGACTGAAGCACCAGAAACTACTTCGTTGCCATCGCATACAACAGATGATCCAGAGTATACTACAGAAACAGATGATCCTGAGGTAACCTCGCCAGAAGAGACTGAAGCACCAGAAACTACTTCGTTGCCATCGCATACAACAGATGATCCAGAGTATACTACAGAAACAGATGATCCTGAGGTAACCTCGCCAGAAGAGACTGAAGCACCAGAAACTACTTCATTACCAGCGCATACAACAGATGATCCTGAGGTGACCTCGCCAGAAGAGACTGAAGCACCAGAAACTACTTCGTTACCAGCGCATACAACAGATGATCCAGAGTATACAACAGAAACAGATGATCCTGAGGTGACCTCGCCAGAAGAGACTGAAGCACCAGAAACTACTTCGTTGCCATCGCATAAAACAGATGATCCAGAGTATACAACAGAAACAGATGATCCTGAGTTGACCTCGCCAGAAGAGACTGAAGCACCAGAAACTACTTCGTTACCAGCGCATACAACAGATGATCCTGAGGTGACCTCGCCAGAAGAGACTGAAGCACCAGAAACTACTTCGTTGCCATCGCATACAACAGATGATCCAGAGTATACAACAGAAACAGATGATCCTGAG GTGACCTCGCCAGAAGAGACTGAAGCTCCGGGAAGTACTTCGTTTCATACGACAGAAAGCTCAATGATCTTGGAAACTGGTGATCGTATATCGAATGAAACAAGACATTACAGGTACAAAAAATGA
- the LOC118509650 gene encoding proteoglycan 4-like isoform X10, which yields MCQAPAKDHFLVDSCNSSIPSESPLIMAAVFELCVLLLVCYVFRVDSYPSNRTSYKDKGYFLQSVNFVENYTQTKSLVHYVSAFVQTSLPDAGSDYTPSEDPTTVTYGHENLAYRYSKNDTEDASGTGKLGMTSPLEIQAPDTIALLPAQTTTTDDPEYTTETDDPEVTSPEETEGPETTSLPAHTTDDPEVTSPEETEAPETTSLPSHTTDDPEYTTETDDPEVTSPEETEAPETTSLPSHTTDDPEYTTETDDPEVTSSEETEAPETTSLPAHTTDDPEVTSPHETEAPETTSLPAHTTDDPEVTSPEETEAPETTSLPPHTTDDPEVTSPEETEAPETTSLPAHTTDDPEVTSPEETEAPETTSLPPHTTDDPEVTSPEETEAPETTSLPSHTTDDPEYTTETDDPEVTSPEETEAPETTSLPSHTTDDPEYTTETDDPEVTSPEETEAPETTSLPAHTTDDPEVTSPEETEAPETTSLPAHTTDDPEYTTETDDPEVTSPEETEAPETTSLPSHKTDDPEYTTETDDPELTSPEETEAPETTSLPAHTTDDPEVTSPEETEAPETTSLPSHTTDDPEYTTETDDPEVTSPEETEAPETTSLPAHTTDDPEVTSPEETEAPETTSLPSHTTDDPEYTTETDDPEVTSPEETEAPETTSLPSHTTDDPEYTTETDDPEVTSSEETEAPETTSLPSHKTDDPEYTTETDDPEVTSPHETEAPETTSLPSHTTDDPEVTSPEETEAPGSTSFHTTESSMILETGDRISNETRHYRYKK from the exons ATGTGCCAAGCACCTGCAAAAGATCATTTCCTCGTGGACAGCTGCAATAGTTCTATACCGAGCGAGAGTCCTCTCATCATGGCAGCAGTTTTCGAACTGTGTGTGCTTCTTCTGGTGTGTTACGTGTTTCGGGTGGATTCGTACCCGTCAAATAGGACATCTTACAAAGACAAGGGGTATTTTTTACAGTCGGTGAATTTTGTGGAAAATTATACCCAAACGAAAAGTTTAGTGCATTATGTGTCGGCATTTGTGCAAACCAGTTTACCTGATGCAGGCAGTGATTATACTCCATCGGAAGATCCAACGACAGTGACTTATGGACACGAAAATCTTGCTTATCGGTATAGCAAAAATGATACGGAAGATGCAAGTGGAACGGGTAAACTTGGGATGACTTCACCACTTGAGATTCAAGCACCGGATACTATTGCTTTGCTACCAGCGCAAACTACAACAACAGATGATCCAGAGTATACAACAGAAACAGATGATCCTGAGGTGACCTCGCCAGAAGAGACTGAAGGACCAGAAACTACTTCGTTGCCAGCGCATACAACAGATGATCCTGAGGTGACCTCGCCAGAAGAGACTGAAGCACCAGAAACTACTTCGTTGCCATCGCATACAACAGATGATCCAGAGTATACTACAGAAACAGATGATCCTGAGGTAACCTCGCCAGAAGAGACTGAAGCACCAGAAACTACTTCGTTGCCATCGCATACAACAGATGATCCAGAGTATACTACAGAAACAGATGATCCTGAGGTAACCTCGTCAGAAGAGACTGAAGCACCAGAAACTACTTCGTTGCCAGCGCATACAACAGATGATCCTGAGGTGACTTCGCCACATGAAACTGAAGCACCAGAAACTACTTCGTTACCAGCGCATACAACAGATGATCCTGAGGTGACCTCGCCAGAAGAGACTGAAGCACCAGAAACTACTTCGTTGCCACCGCATACAACAGATGATCCTGAG GTGACCTCGCCAGAAGAGACTGAAGCACCAGAAACTACTTCGTTACCAGCGCATACAACAGATGATCCTGAGGTGACCTCGCCAGAAGAGACTGAAGCACCAGAAACTACTTCGTTGCCACCGCATACAACAGATGATCCTGAGGTGACCTCGCCAGAAGAGACTGAAGCACCAGAAACTACTTCGTTGCCATCGCATACAACAGATGATCCAGAGTATACTACAGAAACAGATGATCCTGAGGTAACCTCGCCAGAAGAGACTGAAGCACCAGAAACTACTTCGTTGCCATCGCATACAACAGATGATCCAGAGTATACTACAGAAACAGATGATCCTGAGGTAACCTCGCCAGAAGAGACTGAAGCACCAGAAACTACTTCATTACCAGCGCATACAACAGATGATCCTGAGGTGACCTCGCCAGAAGAGACTGAAGCACCAGAAACTACTTCGTTACCAGCGCATACAACAGATGATCCAGAGTATACAACAGAAACAGATGATCCTGAGGTGACCTCGCCAGAAGAGACTGAAGCACCAGAAACTACTTCGTTGCCATCGCATAAAACAGATGATCCAGAGTATACAACAGAAACAGATGATCCTGAGTTGACCTCGCCAGAAGAGACTGAAGCACCAGAAACTACTTCGTTACCAGCGCATACAACAGATGATCCTGAGGTGACCTCGCCAGAAGAGACTGAAGCACCAGAAACTACTTCGTTGCCATCGCATACAACAGATGATCCAGAGTATACAACAGAAACAGATGATCCTGAGGTGACCTCGCCAGAAGAGACTGAAGCACCAGAAACTACTTCGTTGCCAGCGCATACAACAGATGATCCTGAGGTGACCTCGCCAGAAGAGACTGAAGCACCAGAAACTACTTCGTTGCCATCGCATACAACAGATGATCCAGAGTATACTACAGAAACAGATGATCCTGAGGTAACCTCGCCAGAAGAGACTGAAGCACCAGAAACTACTTCGTTGCCATCGCATACAACAGATGATCCAGAGTATACTACAGAAACAGATGATCCTGAGGTAACCTCGTCAGAAGAGACTGAAGCACCAGAAACTACTTCGTTGCCATCGCATAAAACAGATGATCCAGAGTATACAACAGAAACAGATGATCCTGAGGTGACTTCGCCACATGAAACTGAAGCACCGGAAACTACTTCGTTGCCATCGCATACAACAGATGATCCTGAGGTGACCTCGCCAGAAGAGACTGAAGCTCCGGGAAGTACTTCGTTTCATACGACAGAAAGCTCAATGATCTTGGAAACTGGTGATCGTATATCGAATGAAACAAGACATTACAGGTACAAAAAATGA
- the LOC118509650 gene encoding zonadhesin-like isoform X3 gives MCQAPAKDHFLVDSCNSSIPSESPLIMAAVFELCVLLLVCYVFRVDSYPSNRTSYKDKGYFLQSVNFVENYTQTKSLVHYVSAFVQTSLPDAGSDYTPSEDPTTVTYGHENLAYRYSKNDTEDASGTGKLGMTSPLEIQAPDTIALLPAQTTTTDDPEYTTETDDPEVTSPEETEGPETTSLPAHTTDDPEVTSPEETEAPETTSLPSHTTDDPEYTTETDDPEVTSPEETEAPETTSLPSHTTDDPEYTTETDDPEVTSSEETEAPETTSLPAHTTDDPEVTSPHETEAPETTSLPAHTTDDPEVTSPEETEAPETTSLPPHTTDDPEVTSPEETEAPETTSLPAHTTDDPEYTTETDDPEVTSPEETEAPETTSLPSQATDDPENTTETDDLEVTSPEETEAPETTSLPAHTTDDPEVTSPEETEAPETTSLPPHTTDDPEVTSPEETEAPETTSLPSHTTDDPEYTTETDDPEVTSPEETEAPETTSLPSHTTDDPEYTTETDDPEVTSPEETEAPETTSLPAHTTDDPEVTSPEETEAPETTSLPAHTTDDPEYTTETDDPEVTSPEETEAPETTSLPSHKTDDPEYTTETDDPELTSPEETEAPETTSLPAHTTDDPEVTSPEETEAPETTSLPSHTTDDPEYTTETDDPEVTSPEETEAPETTSLPSHTTDDPEYTTETDDPEVTSPEETEAPETTSLPSHTTDDPEYTTETDDPEVTSSEETEAPETTSLPSHKTDDPEYTTETDDPEVTSPHETEAPETTSLPSHTTDDPEVTSPEETEAPGSTSFHTTESSMILETGDRISNETRHYRYKK, from the exons ATGTGCCAAGCACCTGCAAAAGATCATTTCCTCGTGGACAGCTGCAATAGTTCTATACCGAGCGAGAGTCCTCTCATCATGGCAGCAGTTTTCGAACTGTGTGTGCTTCTTCTGGTGTGTTACGTGTTTCGGGTGGATTCGTACCCGTCAAATAGGACATCTTACAAAGACAAGGGGTATTTTTTACAGTCGGTGAATTTTGTGGAAAATTATACCCAAACGAAAAGTTTAGTGCATTATGTGTCGGCATTTGTGCAAACCAGTTTACCTGATGCAGGCAGTGATTATACTCCATCGGAAGATCCAACGACAGTGACTTATGGACACGAAAATCTTGCTTATCGGTATAGCAAAAATGATACGGAAGATGCAAGTGGAACGGGTAAACTTGGGATGACTTCACCACTTGAGATTCAAGCACCGGATACTATTGCTTTGCTACCAGCGCAAACTACAACAACAGATGATCCAGAGTATACAACAGAAACAGATGATCCTGAGGTGACCTCGCCAGAAGAGACTGAAGGACCAGAAACTACTTCGTTGCCAGCGCATACAACAGATGATCCTGAGGTGACCTCGCCAGAAGAGACTGAAGCACCAGAAACTACTTCGTTGCCATCGCATACAACAGATGATCCAGAGTATACTACAGAAACAGATGATCCTGAGGTAACCTCGCCAGAAGAGACTGAAGCACCAGAAACTACTTCGTTGCCATCGCATACAACAGATGATCCAGAGTATACTACAGAAACAGATGATCCTGAGGTAACCTCGTCAGAAGAGACTGAAGCACCAGAAACTACTTCGTTGCCAGCGCATACAACAGATGATCCTGAGGTGACTTCGCCACATGAAACTGAAGCACCAGAAACTACTTCGTTACCAGCGCATACAACAGATGATCCTGAGGTGACCTCGCCAGAAGAGACTGAAGCACCAGAAACTACTTCGTTGCCACCGCATACAACAGATGATCCTGAGGTGACCTCGCCAGAAGAGACTGAAGCACCAGAAACTACTTCGTTACCAGCGCATACAACAGATGATCCAGAGTATACAACAGAAACAGATGATCCTGAGGTGACCTCGCCAGAAGAGACTGAAGCACCAGAAACTACTTCGTTGCCATCGCAAGCAACAGATGATCCAGAGAATACAACAGAAACAGATGATCTTGAGGTGACCTCGCCAGAAGAGACTGAAGCACCAGAAACTACTTCGTTACCAGCGCATACAACAGATGATCCTGAGGTGACCTCGCCAGAAGAGACTGAAGCACCAGAAACTACTTCGTTGCCACCGCATACAACAGATGATCCTGAGGTGACCTCGCCAGAAGAGACTGAAGCACCAGAAACTACTTCGTTGCCATCGCATACAACAGATGATCCAGAGTATACTACAGAAACAGATGATCCTGAGGTAACCTCGCCAGAAGAGACTGAAGCACCAGAAACTACTTCGTTGCCATCGCATACAACAGATGATCCAGAGTATACTACAGAAACAGATGATCCTGAGGTAACCTCGCCAGAAGAGACTGAAGCACCAGAAACTACTTCATTACCAGCGCATACAACAGATGATCCTGAGGTGACCTCGCCAGAAGAGACTGAAGCACCAGAAACTACTTCGTTACCAGCGCATACAACAGATGATCCAGAGTATACAACAGAAACAGATGATCCTGAGGTGACCTCGCCAGAAGAGACTGAAGCACCAGAAACTACTTCGTTGCCATCGCATAAAACAGATGATCCAGAGTATACAACAGAAACAGATGATCCTGAGTTGACCTCGCCAGAAGAGACTGAAGCACCAGAAACTACTTCGTTACCAGCGCATACAACAGATGATCCTGAGGTGACCTCGCCAGAAGAGACTGAAGCACCAGAAACTACTTCGTTGCCATCGCATACAACAGATGATCCAGAGTATACAACAGAAACAGATGATCCTGAG GTGACCTCGCCAGAAGAGACTGAAGCACCAGAAACTACTTCGTTGCCATCGCATACAACAGATGATCCAGAGTATACTACAGAAACAGATGATCCTGAGGTAACCTCGCCAGAAGAGACTGAAGCACCAGAAACTACTTCGTTGCCATCGCATACAACAGATGATCCAGAGTATACTACAGAAACAGATGATCCTGAGGTAACCTCGTCAGAAGAGACTGAAGCACCAGAAACTACTTCGTTGCCATCGCATAAAACAGATGATCCAGAGTATACAACAGAAACAGATGATCCTGAGGTGACTTCGCCACATGAAACTGAAGCACCGGAAACTACTTCGTTGCCATCGCATACAACAGATGATCCTGAGGTGACCTCGCCAGAAGAGACTGAAGCTCCGGGAAGTACTTCGTTTCATACGACAGAAAGCTCAATGATCTTGGAAACTGGTGATCGTATATCGAATGAAACAAGACATTACAGGTACAAAAAATGA